The Orenia metallireducens genomic interval CATCAAAGAGATGCTAGACATTGGAGTCCAGCAAATAACTTTCCATTGTGAAAGCAGCACTCATATCGATCGACTTTTGAAGTTAATAAGAAAAAATGAAGTTAAAGCAGGATTAGCTTTAAATCCAGCAACTTCACTAAATGATTTAGACTATGTACTACCGTTATGTGACACAGTCATGCTAATGCTAATGAATCCTGGATTTGCAGCAGATAAAAATGAAAAGCAAGTAGCCTATGCTGAAAAAAAGGTGAAAGATTTATATAAATTAATTAAAGACAGAGGATTGAATACAAATATTGAAGTAGACGGACGTGTTTCTTTAGAAGTTATTCCAAAATTAGTGAAGTCTGGAGCAAATATATTGGTAGCAGGTAGCACCAGTTTGTTTAGGTCTGGTAGAAGTATTGCAGAAAATAAAGTGATTATGGAAGAAGGTATCATGGAAGGATTAAAATTAAGGGAGGAATAAAATATGTCAAAATATAATGAGGCTCAAAAAGATATTATTAAGGAATTAGGAGAAACTTTAGGCAAAGTTAATGCTGATGAGGTAAATAAACTAATAGAAGAAATCAAAAAAGCAGAGAAAGTTTTCTTTGTAGGAGTTGGAAGAGTACTACTTTCACTAAAATCAGTTGCAAAACGTTTAGCACACTTAGGTGTTGATTGTTATATTGTTGGTCAGATTACTGAGCCGGCTATTACAGAAGATGATTTGTTGATTGTAGGTTCTGGAAGTGGAGGAACAGCTTTTCCTTTAGCAATTGCAGAAAAAGCAAAGCAATATAATGCAACAGTTTTTCATATTGGGAGAAATCCAAATTGTCCTATGAATGAATTTTCTGATTTCTTTATCAGAATTCCTGCTAGTAATGATCCAGATTTACCAGTTGAAGGAGTAGATTCAGTTCAACCAATGACAAGTTTATTTGAACAGTCTTTACTATTATTAGGTGATACAATAGCATTAATGATGGTCAGAGAAAAGAATATCGATATGGAAAGTCTTTGGCAGTACCATGCAAATTTAGAATAAAGATACAAAACTCAATTTGTAAAGATCAATTGAGAAACATCTTTGATATTGTATTTTATTGTGGTCATAGGCCCCTCTTTCTGAAGGATTAAAACTATTATACTCTTTAGAGGAGAAGGGGCTTAATTTTTATATAACTTAACAGAACGATATAAATTATAGGGAGGAATTTTAATGAAGTTTTTTATTGATACTGCTAATTTAGAAGAGATTAAAGAAGCAGCTAGTTTAGGAGTGATTGATGGTGTTACGACTAATCCTAGTCTAGTAGCTAAGGAAGGAAATGTTGATTTTCATACTAGAATTAAAGAGATTTGTGAGATAGTTGATGGGCCAGTAAGTGCAGAAGTTATAAGTTTAGATGCTGAAGGAATGATTGAAGAGGCAAGAGAATTAGCTAAAATATCTTTAAATGTAGTTATTAAAATTCCTATGACAGTTGAAGGATTAAAGGCAACAAAAGCATTAACTAAAGAGGGGATTAAAACTAATGTTACATTAGTTTTTTCAGCTAATCAAGCATTACTTGCTGCTAAAGCAGGAGCTACGTATATTAGTCCATTTGTTGGAAGATTAAATGATATAGCTCATACAGGAATGGAATTAATTAGTGAGATAGCTACAATCCTTAGTAATTATGGTTTAGAAAGTGAGATTATAACAGCTAGTATAAGAAACCCACTGGATGTAAAAGAGGCTGCTTTAATTGGAGCAGATATTGCGACTATTCCATTTAGTGTAATTAAGCAAATGAGTAATCATCCATTAACTGATGTTGGAA includes:
- a CDS encoding ribulose-phosphate 3-epimerase; translation: MNKQEVSINPSIMCADLCNLEKSIREIEKEGISTLHIDVIDGYFSPSMPLGIGTIKQLRKITDMDFDVHIMSNNNEFFIKEMLDIGVQQITFHCESSTHIDRLLKLIRKNEVKAGLALNPATSLNDLDYVLPLCDTVMLMLMNPGFAADKNEKQVAYAEKKVKDLYKLIKDRGLNTNIEVDGRVSLEVIPKLVKSGANILVAGSTSLFRSGRSIAENKVIMEEGIMEGLKLREE
- the hxlB gene encoding 6-phospho-3-hexuloisomerase — protein: MSKYNEAQKDIIKELGETLGKVNADEVNKLIEEIKKAEKVFFVGVGRVLLSLKSVAKRLAHLGVDCYIVGQITEPAITEDDLLIVGSGSGGTAFPLAIAEKAKQYNATVFHIGRNPNCPMNEFSDFFIRIPASNDPDLPVEGVDSVQPMTSLFEQSLLLLGDTIALMMVREKNIDMESLWQYHANLE
- the fsa gene encoding fructose-6-phosphate aldolase, producing the protein MKFFIDTANLEEIKEAASLGVIDGVTTNPSLVAKEGNVDFHTRIKEICEIVDGPVSAEVISLDAEGMIEEARELAKISLNVVIKIPMTVEGLKATKALTKEGIKTNVTLVFSANQALLAAKAGATYISPFVGRLNDIAHTGMELISEIATILSNYGLESEIITASIRNPLDVKEAALIGADIATIPFSVIKQMSNHPLTDVGIEKFMADWEQKKN